The Niallia sp. Man26 genomic sequence AATTATTCACAAACTAGTAGAAATACAACCTGAGGAGCAAAGGTATGAAATGGTTAAATTATTTATTCCTTATATTTTTAATTATTCTCTTGGCTGGATGTTGGGATAGGACAAGTTTAATATTGCCGCTGCCACTCGCCCTATCTATTCTCATATGAGATTGTTGGCCATAAGCGAAGAAGTTACGAAAAAGGGAATGTTGGGGTTTTTGGATTTTGTAGATCGAAACAGAGAAATAAGAGATGATTTTAGTATCGTTATTGTAAAAGGGAACAGTGCCGGTGATATTTTACAAGTAAATAATATGTATAAAAAAAGTGCTTCTCTGAAGCTATTTACCCAATTAACGACGATGCAAAAAGATTGGGGTGGAGCACCAGATATTAAATTAAATGATTATGTTCGGATATATAATTCTCAGGGCCAAACTCCCGTACTTGCAGCGGTTAAATTAGCTGGTGATCCGAAAAAAGGGGGAAATGTAGAAAATATGAAAAGTGAACAACCTGAGAGTCAAGTAATTGTTGACTCCTTGGCTGTTTTAAAAGCGGGGAAACTTGTTGGCTATGCCTCCTTGTATGAAATAAGGGATATGCTTTTTGTACAAAATAAAATTAAGAGTACAGTAATAACATCAATTTTTGGAAAAGGAAAGTTTGGTTATCGTATTACTGCTTCTAAAACAGAAGTTTCTGCGAAAGATTTAAATGGAGTACCTAACTTTCATATTAAAATAGAAACGGAAGGTACTTTAGAAGGTACTGATATTTATCACAATTTTAAAGACATTTTTGCGTTTGAGGGATTAGAAGATTCAATTAACAAAAAGATGGAAAAAGAAATAAAAGAATTTATTAATAAAACAAAAGAGGAATTTAATGCGGATATTTTTGGGTTAGGTGAGTTGCTTAGAGACCAGGATTATAAGCATTTTAAACAATATAAAGACAATTGGGATGATGGGTATGCTAAAGCACAAATACATATTAATTTTAATTCAGAAATCAAAAGAAGTGGATTAAGAAAAGATCCGGCAATTATGAAATGAGAGGGGAGATTTCCTTTTTTTTATAACCATCAGAGAAGCGAAAGTATATAAGTCTTCACAAAAACAATCCAGTAGTTGGACAATTCCCGTATCAATTATGGACAAAAGAAAATCTTATAATAGGTGAATTATCGCAAGCTCTTTTTAATCATAAATTTCTCTTAAGGTGTACATGACATGAACCAGTAACCTATTTTATATATTCCCATTATTAAATCATTAAAAAGTTTGAACCTTATTTATTTGGGGGATAAATTTTAAATATTTGCAACAAAATACATAAAATTCTTAGAAGCTCAGAGCTATTTTTGGCATTTATTTAGTATTAAATTGGAAGAAACAAGCTATACAGAAAGGAATGGGAAAAATGAGAAATAAAAAAGCATCCATAGGTCAATTTGTTCATTTTAAAAGGGCTAGCTATGATGTTTTAGGTTATGTAACAATTTTTTTGGAGAATAGTGTAATTGTAAAAATAGACAGTGATATTGCTGAAAAATTACATTATGAGACTAATTTAACATTGGTGAATAATAACAAATACAAGATTATAGACAAGAACGGAACAGTTGCTTAATTTATTTCTAATACATATTTTTTTATTCAAAGGTTGCAATTAGCAGCCTTTTTTATGTTATTGGAATGACAGTATTCTTGTAATAAATGAAGAAAAATAGGTTTTGGTAGAAACATGGCAGCATTCCTATAATAAGTATAGAGATCCATCTTGTGTCACAAACATGGCAGCATTCCTGTAATAACTGAAAATGCGATTTGAAAGAAAAAAGACCTCTTGATAAGATAAATGTGTCCTGAGCCAGCCAGCTAAAAAGGACAAAATATCTACTCGGAGGTCTCAGCTTCAAGCATTACCAGAAGAACTGGTGAGATATACAGAAGAGGAATTACTAGAATACCTAAGGCAAGCAGTGAAACGTAGTATAGGGATTAAGAAGATTCAAGCTTTAAAAGAAGCCGCCAATCGCTCGATTGGCATCCGTCAGGGTGCCATGATGGCTAAAATGGAATTAAGAACGTTAATCCAAAAGTATGAACTCATTCAAGCCAAGTTCGAAGAGCTTGACCAAACTCTGGATACACTACTTCAAGATATTCCAGGCGTTGATCAAATGTTAGAAATAACGGGAATTGGACGCGATACAGTGGCGGGTTTTTTCGCTGAAGTAGGTGATTTGAGTGAATACAATCATCCTCGTCAAATAACCAAACTGGCAGGGCTTAGCTTAAAAGAAAATACATCAGGAAAGCATAAAGGGAGAACCAGGATTACGAAACGTGGTCGAAAGAAATTAAGGGCACTACTGTTTCGGGCATCTATGATTCTAGTAGCCAAGAATAAAGCCTTTAAAGCCCTGCATCAATATTACACAACGAGACCTGATAATCCGTTGAAAAAGATGCAGTCTTTAATTGCTTTGTGTAATAAGCTCATCCGTATACTCTTCTCTATTGGTAAGAAACAGTTTGTGTTTAAAGAGGAGAAGATGTTGAAGGACATCCCCCATATGCATGCATTTATCCAAGAACCAATAGCAGCTTAATCACTAAAAAACTAACTATTAACAAATAGATTTGAACAGATGAACAGACAAAATCAGCATGGGATTAGTCGGCAACGGAACTAACGTAAGGACAAGATCCTGTAGGGCAGCATGACCAACATCCACCTTATGGAAAGGTTGAACGAAGGAATGTAGGAGCGTAGACTCTGTGAGACTTGGGAGGGTAGACCCCCGTAAGATATGTGGACATCCATTGGTGCGTACATACCTATTTATCCAACTTTTTGAAATGAACCGAAGGTTGGCTAGTTTCTTGCGCTCAGTTTCTTCGTAAACAGCTTGATTGTGCTCTTTTCTCTCTAACCAAATCTGTAAAGTTAAACAAGTTAGATAGCAATATGGAGAAAAGCTGCGTATTTAAGAGATAATTGTTTGTTTATTGAGGGAGTTTAGTTTAATAAGAAAAAACATTTGACATTATCAATTAATGACGTTAACATTTAATTTGAGGCGATGATATATGAAAACACAGGATAAAATTCAAATACGTGAATTGTTACAACAGTTGGTAAGGGACTTTGGACTTCTTCAAAAAGATGGTTCTGACTGTTGTGGAATTACAGTATCACAAAGTCACATTGTCTATGAGTTAAGTAAAAGTCCGAATATATCTCAACAGACATTGGCAGAAAAATTAATGATGGATACAGGACTTTTAAGTCGTCAAGTGAATAAATTGGTTGAGCTTCACTTCATCTCAAGAGTTCCAGATCCTAATGATAGAAGATATGTCCTTCTGTCACTAACAGATGAAGGGGAATCGAAGGCAGATGAAATTTCCAATCAAATGGTGGAGTATCTCGGTAATATTTTCGAACATATACAGGAAGATAAGCATCAACAGGTTTTGGAAAGTCTAAGTTTGCTATTGGTTGCAATGAATAAAAATAATGGATTAGGTAGTTGTGCCACCAAATAAGGTGGCTTTCATTAAATATTATATTTGATAAAGTCAATTAATGAACAAGTCAATTGAGGAGGTAGAAGAAGTGATTAGGAAAGTGGAGGAAAGGGACTTATTAGAAATATTAGAGATTTATAATCAAGGCATTGAAGATGGATTAGCCACATTCGAAGAAGATTTAAAAGATGAAAATTATATAAACAATTGGTTTAGTCTTCATAGTGGAAGACATTGCGCTTTTGTTGCAACAAATGAACGAGGAGAAATTATGGGTTGGGCTTCCATAAACCCATATAATACTAGGGCTGCTTATTATGGCGTAGGAGAACTATCCATATATATACATAGGGGATTTAGGGGACAAGGAATAGGACAGCAACTATTACATGTCTTAGAAGAAGAAGCAAAATCACAGGATTTCTACAAACTTGTGCTCTC encodes the following:
- a CDS encoding Ger(x)C family spore germination protein is translated as MAISEEVTKKGMLGFLDFVDRNREIRDDFSIVIVKGNSAGDILQVNNMYKKSASLKLFTQLTTMQKDWGGAPDIKLNDYVRIYNSQGQTPVLAAVKLAGDPKKGGNVENMKSEQPESQVIVDSLAVLKAGKLVGYASLYEIRDMLFVQNKIKSTVITSIFGKGKFGYRITASKTEVSAKDLNGVPNFHIKIETEGTLEGTDIYHNFKDIFAFEGLEDSINKKMEKEIKEFINKTKEEFNADIFGLGELLRDQDYKHFKQYKDNWDDGYAKAQIHINFNSEIKRSGLRKDPAIMK
- a CDS encoding arsinothricin resistance N-acetyltransferase ArsN1 family A, which encodes MIRKVEERDLLEILEIYNQGIEDGLATFEEDLKDENYINNWFSLHSGRHCAFVATNERGEIMGWASINPYNTRAAYYGVGELSIYIHRGFRGQGIGQQLLHVLEEEAKSQDFYKLVLSTFPINTLGQGLYRKLNYREVGLFKNQGRLRGKFVDVMIMEKLLFDQNYYLLNTKESN
- a CDS encoding MarR family transcriptional regulator is translated as MKTQDKIQIRELLQQLVRDFGLLQKDGSDCCGITVSQSHIVYELSKSPNISQQTLAEKLMMDTGLLSRQVNKLVELHFISRVPDPNDRRYVLLSLTDEGESKADEISNQMVEYLGNIFEHIQEDKHQQVLESLSLLLVAMNKNNGLGSCATK
- a CDS encoding DUF2187 family protein codes for the protein MRNKKASIGQFVHFKRASYDVLGYVTIFLENSVIVKIDSDIAEKLHYETNLTLVNNNKYKIIDKNGTVA